A single genomic interval of Pyrus communis chromosome 5, drPyrComm1.1, whole genome shotgun sequence harbors:
- the LOC137733887 gene encoding GRF1-interacting factor 3-like, with protein MQQPPQMIPVMPSFPPTNITTEQIQKYLDDNKKLILAILDNQNLGKLAECAQYQALLQKNLMYLAAIADAQPQAPAAPPQMAPHPAMQQAGYYMQHPQAAAMAQQQGIFSPKMPMQFNNMHQMHDPQQHQQAMQGQMGMRPGGPNGMPSMLHTEATHGGGSGGPNSAGGPNDGRGGSKQDASDSGAGGDGQGTSAGGHGNGDGEDGK; from the exons atgCAGCAGCCACCGCAAATGATCCCCGTCATGCCTTCATTTCCTCCCACTAACATCACCACCGAGCAAATTCAGAAG TACCTTGATGACAACAAAAAGTTGATTCTGGCAATATTGGATAATCAAAATCTTGGAAAACTTGCTGAATGTGCTCA GTACCAGGCTCTGCTTCAAAAGAATCTGATGTATTTAGCAGCAATTGCCGATGCGCAACCACAGGCACCAGCTGCGCCTCCCCAG ATGGCCCCACATCCTGCTATGCAACAGGCGGGATATTACATGCAACATCCTCAGGCAGCAGCAATGGCTCAGCAACAGGGTATTTTCTCCCCAAAGATGCCGATGCAGTTCAATAACATGCATCAAATGCACGATCCACAGCAGCACCAACAAGCCATGCAAGGGCAAATGGGAATGAGACCTGGAGGGCCTAATGGCATGCCTTCCATGCTTCATACTGAGGCCACAcatggtggtggtagtggtggccCAAATTCAGCTGGAGGCCCAAATGATGGGCGTGGAGGAAGCAAGCAAGACGCCTCTGATTCTGGGGCAGGTGGTGATGGCCAGGGGACCTCAGCCGGTGGGCATGGAAATGGTGATGGAGAGGACGGCAAGTGA
- the LOC137734125 gene encoding probable protein S-acyltransferase 12: MKINLFRLCSGLKVIGYFMILLVAAIISVSYYTVVVVTWAPKLLHGGVHSFLAFFIIVMFHILLVMLLWSYFMVVFKDPGSVPENWKPLIDEENLEAGSSLTLSENIEPKAFTSTQPSDGGERRPQVRYCSRCQNGKPPRCHHCCQRCVLKMDHHCVWVVNCVGARNYKFFLLFLLYTFLETTMDTLVLLPNFVDFFSDAKDHSESPGHLAVIFLTFVLNLAFALSLLCFVVMHGSLLSSNTTTVEVHEKKGTIRWKYDLGRKKNFEQVFGTKKALWLLPLFSKEDLDNVPALRGLEFPTLSDTEA; encoded by the exons ATGAAGATAAACCTCTTCAGGCTCTGCTCCGGCCTCAAAGTCATCGGCTACTTCATGATCCTCCTCGTTGCTGCCATCATCTCCGTCTCCTACTATACCGTCGTCGTCGTCACTTGGGCACCCAAGCTGCTCCACGGCGGGGTGCACTCGTTTCTAGCTTTCTTCATCATCGTAATGTTCCATATTCTG CTTGTAATGTTACTGTGGAGTTACTTTATGGTAGTCTTTAAAGACCCTGGTTCTGTTCCGGAAAACTGGAAACCTCTAATAGACGAGGAAAATTTGGAGGCTGGTAGTTCTCTGACATTGTCAGAAAATATCGAACCCAAGGCTTTCACTTCAACACAACCTTCAGATGGAGGAGAAAGACGACCACAAGTACGGTATTGTAGTCGATGCCAAAATGGCAAGCCACCACGATGCCATCATTGTT GTCAAAGATGTGTACTTAAGATGGATCACCATTGTGTTTGGGTGGTGAATTGTGTTGGTGCACGCAACTacaagttttttcttcttttcttg CTTTATACATTTCTGGAGACGACGATGGATACCTTAGTTTTGCTGccaaattttgttgattttttctcTGACGCCAAGgatcattccgaatctcctggCCATCTTGCAGTCATTTTTTTGACTTTTG TGCTTAATTTAGCCTTTGCACTGAGTCttctttgttttgtggttatgCATGGGTCCCTTCTGTCTAGCAACACCACTACAGTTGAG GTTCATGAAAAGAAAGGAACAATCAGATGGAAGTATGACTTGGGCAGGAAGAAGAATTTTGAGCAG GTTTTTGGCACGAAGAAGGCACTGTGGCTCTTACCACTGTTCTCAAAAGAGGATTTAGACAACGTACCTGCTCTTCGGGGACTGGAATTTCCGACACTTTCAGATACTGAGGCTTGA